One segment of Carya illinoinensis cultivar Pawnee chromosome 1, C.illinoinensisPawnee_v1, whole genome shotgun sequence DNA contains the following:
- the LOC122290278 gene encoding 60S ribosomal protein L23a-2, translating to MAPAKADVAKKADPKAQALKAAKAVKSGPVFKKKAKKIRTSVTFHRPKTLKKERNPKYPRISAPPRNKLDHYQILKYPLTTESAMKKIEDNNTLVFIVDIRADKKKIKDAVKKMYDIKAKKVNTLIRPDGTKKAYVRLTPDYDALDVANKIGII from the exons ATGGCTCCGGCTAAAG CTGATGTTGCAAAAAAGGCTGAtccaaaggctcaagccttgaAGGCTGCCAAGGCTGTGAAATCAGGCCCTGTTTTTAAGAAGAAAGCTAAGAAGATCAGGACATCAGTCACATTTCATCGACCAAAGACATTAAAGAAGGAGAGGAACCCCAAATATCCCCGTATCAGTGCTCCCCCAAGAAATAAGTTGGACCATTATCAGATTCTCAAGTATCCTTTGACTACGGAGTCTGCAATGAAGAAGATTGAGGACAATAACACCCTGGTTTTCATTGTTGACATTCGTGCCGACAAGAAGAAGATCAAAGATGCTGTGAAGAAGATGTATGACATTAAGGCCAAGAAAGTTAACACTTTGATCAG GCCCGATGGAACTAAGAAGGCTTATGTTAGGTTGACACCAGACTATGATGCCTTGGATGTGGCGAACAAGATCGGTATAATCTAA
- the LOC122290264 gene encoding uncharacterized protein LOC122290264 isoform X1, with the protein MEAAAKVNLKLLINKNLSNNYIQPDQHKAFLLKPKVAVPGPKVPLLLPGVKAFTYRETGLYCSGCLGYTRATAYVYEEAGSCEPCLAHGKIEYLNEEGYVKGTVTYMVMDDLEVKPMFTTSFISLLNDLNAKEVGSIEEKVVEFGMDEGVKLLAASLKSKSVLTDVFMSRPSEIIENNELETRMGRVRLVSPVAGTAIIPRLRRPKET; encoded by the exons ATGGAAGCCGCCGCCAAAGTAAACCTGAAACTTCTGATAAACAAGAATCTGAGCAATAACTACATTCAGCCAGACCAACACAAAGCCTTTCTGCTGAAGCCTAAAGTAGCTGTTCCTGGCCCCAAAGTCCCTCTCCTCTTGCCGGGCGTCAAGGCATTTACTTATAGAGAGACTGGTCTTTACTGCTCCGGGTGCTTAGGATATACTCGCGCCACGGCATATGTGTATGAAGAGGCCGGAAGTTGTGAACCGTGTTTGGCTCACGGCAAGATTGAATATTTAAATGAGGAGGGTTACGTGAAAGGGACAGTTACATACATGGTGATGGATGATTTGGAGGTGAAGCCCATGTTCACCACCTCTTTTATCTCTCTTCTTAATGATTTAAATGCCAAGGAAGTTGGGTCTATTGAGGAGAAAGTGGTTGAGTTTGGCATGGATGAG GGTGTGAAATTGCTCGCGGCTTCTTTGAAATCCAAGAGTGTTCTGACTGATGTTTTCATGTCGAGGCCATctgaaataattgaaaataatgagCTTGAGACACGAATGGGTCGGGTCCGTTTAGTTTCGCCAGTCGCCGGCACAGCCATCATACCGCGTCTAAGACGACCAAAAGAAACTTGA
- the LOC122290258 gene encoding uncharacterized protein LOC122290258: MATTKVGLKLIIDKKKQRLIFAEADKKCVDFLFSILTLPVGTVAELLKEEGMVGCLPSLHNSVKNLSAPCFLNDKSKDFLLNPKVVAPGANVSLLLPNDEPFTYRKLTSQSVHGNNCSGYRIEDDNPINGCGGHTAEGGYIKGMVTYMVMDDLEVKPMTTIAGITLLKEFNLEEVGAVEEKVVELGMDEGVKLLKASLQSKTVLTDLFLSCPDN, from the exons ATGGCAACAACCAAAGTAGGCCTGAAGTTGATAATAGACAAAAAGAAGCAACGTCTGATTTTTGCTGAAGCAGACAAGAAATGCGTTGATTTCCTCTTTAGCATTTTGACTCTGCCGGTGGGAACTGTTGCTGAGCTGCTAAAAGAGGAAGGAATGGTAGGCTGTTTGCCAAGCCTCCACAACAGCGTTAAAAATCTGAGTGCTCCTTGCTTTCTCAATGACAAAAGCAAAGACTTCCTCTTAAACCCCAAAGTAGTCGCTCCTGGTGCTAACGTGTCTCTCCTCTTGCCAAACGATGAGCCATTTACATACAGGAAACTTACCAGTCAGTCAGTACATGGCAACAATTGCAGTGGCTATAGGATCGAGGATGATAATCCGATCAACGGTTGTGGCGGGCATACTGCTGAGGGCGGTTATATAAAAGGGATGGTCACATACATGGTGATGGATGATCTGGAGGTGAAGCCCATGACCACCATCGCTGGTATAACTCTGCTTAAAGAGTTTAATCTCGAGGAAGTTGGAGCTGTTGAGGAGAAGGTTGTCGAGTTGGGTATGGATGAG GGTGTGAAATTGCTCAAGGCTTCTCTGCAATCCAAGACTGTTCTGACTGATCTCTTCCTTTCCTGCCCGGACAATTAA
- the LOC122290264 gene encoding uncharacterized protein LOC122290264 isoform X2: MEAAAKVNLKLLINKNLSNNYIQPDQHKAFLLKPKVAVPGPKVPLLLPGVKAFTYRETGLYCSGCLGYTRATAYVYEEAGSCEPCLAHGKIEYLNEEGYVKGTVTYMVMDDLEGVKLLAASLKSKSVLTDVFMSRPSEIIENNELETRMGRVRLVSPVAGTAIIPRLRRPKET, translated from the exons ATGGAAGCCGCCGCCAAAGTAAACCTGAAACTTCTGATAAACAAGAATCTGAGCAATAACTACATTCAGCCAGACCAACACAAAGCCTTTCTGCTGAAGCCTAAAGTAGCTGTTCCTGGCCCCAAAGTCCCTCTCCTCTTGCCGGGCGTCAAGGCATTTACTTATAGAGAGACTGGTCTTTACTGCTCCGGGTGCTTAGGATATACTCGCGCCACGGCATATGTGTATGAAGAGGCCGGAAGTTGTGAACCGTGTTTGGCTCACGGCAAGATTGAATATTTAAATGAGGAGGGTTACGTGAAAGGGACAGTTACATACATGGTGATGGATGATTTGGAG GGTGTGAAATTGCTCGCGGCTTCTTTGAAATCCAAGAGTGTTCTGACTGATGTTTTCATGTCGAGGCCATctgaaataattgaaaataatgagCTTGAGACACGAATGGGTCGGGTCCGTTTAGTTTCGCCAGTCGCCGGCACAGCCATCATACCGCGTCTAAGACGACCAAAAGAAACTTGA